Proteins from one Globicephala melas chromosome 21, mGloMel1.2, whole genome shotgun sequence genomic window:
- the CLDN23 gene encoding claudin-23 yields MRTPVVMILGMVLAPCGLLLTLTGTLTPGWRLVKGFLDQPVDLVLYQGLWDICREQSSSERQCGQPDDLSYFAAEPVRVARGLMITSLAATALGLLLATVGVRCWQDEPHFALAGLSGVVLFAAGLLSLIPVSWYNHFLADRAVLPAQSSPVTVQVGYSLVLGYLGSCLLLLGGFSLALSFAPWCAERCRSCQKAPPGRARRSSISTVYVDWPEPALTPAIKYYSDGQHRPRPVQLGAASQRKAGFPMPRPPPKAYSNPVEVLDGEKAPESHHGGSSRSSRSCGSTLPCDSDL; encoded by the coding sequence ATGAGGACGCCGGTGGTGATGATTCTGGGCATGGTGCTCGCACCCTGCGGGCTGCTGCTCACCCTGACCGGCACGCTGACGCCCGGCTGGAGACTGGTGAAGGGCTTCCTTGACCAGCCGGTGGACTTGGTGCTGTACCAGGGCCTGTGGGACATATGCCGCGAGCAGAGCAGCAGCGAGCGCCAGTGCGGTCAGCCAGACGACTTGAGCTACTTCGCCGCCGAGCCCGTGCGGGTGGCGCGGGGACTCATGATCACGTCGCTGGCCGCCACGGCCCTGGGGCTACTGCTGGCGACGGTCGGCGTGCGCTGCTGGCAGGACGAGCCCCACTTCGCGCTGGCCGGCCTCTCCGGCGTCGTGCTTTTCGCCGCGGGCCTCTTGAGCCTCATCCCAGTCTCCTGGTACAACCACTTCTTGGCGGATCGCGCCGTCCTGCCTGCCCAGTCCAGCCCGGTCACCGTGCAGGTCGGCTACAGCCTGGTGCTGGGCTACCTGGGCAGCTGCCTGCTGCTGCTGGGCGGCTTCTCGCTGGCGCTCAGCTTCGCGCCTTGGTGCGCCGAGCGCTGTCGCAGCTGCCAGAAGGCGCCTCCAGGCAGGGCGCGCCGCAGCAGCATCAGCACCGTGTACGTCGACTGGCCGGAGCCCGCGCTCACGCCGGCCATCAAGTACTACAGCGACGGCCAGCACCGGCCGCGGCCCGTCCAGCTCGGCGCCGCCAGCCAGCGCAAGGCCGGCTTCCCGATGCCCCGGCCGCCGCCCAAGGCCTACAGCAACCCGGTGGAAGTGCTCGATGGGGAGAAGGCTCCCGAATCCCACCACGGCGGGTCCTCCCGCAGCAGCCGGTCATGCGGCAGCACGCTGCCCTGCGACTCCGACCTGTAG